From one Vicinamibacterales bacterium genomic stretch:
- a CDS encoding PEP-CTERM sorting domain-containing protein, translating into MKHRLFAAAVILLLTSAALPVWADTLDIVRGTGGWNNFQTPSTASKLWGSNQTSVPSAAYWNNYSMDPGDNAKAECNIGYWLSNAGGCGASFLAGSPKLVEPKFLGDATTGFNVNKAPTTKSVTVTTHLQVTAYHETDELGWYDATDPNQVKLTSLLTGPKLIGGSVTFVPSGVYGFYLKSPDGTYLTNGTGDSRTHFAVFQMSGTDHYMFGVEDMFQGGLNGTKGAGWMPDWDYNDFALEIQGNPVPEPATMVLLGTGLVGLAAAVRRRRR; encoded by the coding sequence GTGAAGCATCGATTGTTTGCCGCGGCTGTCATCCTTCTTCTGACCTCGGCTGCCCTTCCCGTCTGGGCGGACACGCTCGATATCGTTCGAGGGACGGGTGGCTGGAACAACTTCCAGACGCCCAGCACGGCGTCGAAATTGTGGGGCTCGAACCAGACCTCGGTCCCTTCGGCTGCGTACTGGAACAATTACAGCATGGACCCGGGGGACAACGCCAAGGCCGAGTGCAATATCGGCTACTGGTTGAGCAACGCCGGTGGGTGCGGGGCCAGCTTCCTGGCCGGCAGCCCGAAGCTCGTAGAGCCCAAGTTTCTCGGAGACGCCACGACGGGGTTCAACGTGAACAAGGCGCCGACGACCAAGTCGGTCACCGTGACGACGCATCTGCAGGTCACGGCCTATCACGAGACCGACGAACTTGGTTGGTACGACGCCACCGACCCTAACCAGGTGAAATTGACGTCGCTGCTGACGGGGCCGAAGCTGATTGGCGGCAGCGTCACGTTCGTTCCGTCCGGGGTCTACGGTTTCTACCTCAAGTCGCCGGACGGCACGTATCTGACCAACGGGACGGGCGACAGCCGCACGCATTTTGCCGTCTTCCAGATGTCCGGCACCGATCACTACATGTTTGGCGTCGAGGACATGTTCCAAGGTGGGCTGAACGGCACCAAGGGCGCCGGCTGGATGCCCGACTGGGACTACAACGATTTTGCGCTGGAGATTCAGGGGAACCCGGTGCCGGAGCCCGCGACGATGGTGCTGCTGGGCACGGGTCTCGTCGGCCTCGCGGCTGCGGTTCGTCGCCGCCGCCGGTAA
- the asnB gene encoding asparagine synthase (glutamine-hydrolyzing) has protein sequence MCGIAGIVALRDGLEPPTREQLATMASALRHRGPEEFGVYRDSRAGLAHARLSIIDLATGSQPLANEDQTLWITFNGEIFNYVELRVELEELGHRFRTKSDTEVIVHAYEAWGESAFERFNGQFALALWNSVTKTLVLARDPVGVRPIYTCEHAGRLYFASEVKAIFAAEPGINRAFDAVGLDQVFTFWSTVPPRTVFTGVTELEPGHASVYRAGVRTDRAFSAPKFPEGPGDEFQGSPDDAVDATRAALEKATRLRMLRADVPVGSYLSGGLDSSLVAALAYRATEGRLQTFSLRFAEAEYDETAYQRLMVERLGSDHHDVMVTRADIARVFPDVVYHAERPVLRAAPAPLFLLSALVRDAGIKVVVTGEGADEVFAGYDLFREAKIRRFWARQPASSWRPLLFGRLYPYMARSPVARPAMAQQFFGLGLGEWASPGFGHGPRWRSAAALKRLFSADMRSVLAGRDAVGELLGTLPPEFVRWSFLAQDQYLEMRTLLAGYILPSQGDRMMMAHSVEGRFPFLDKDVVALAHSLPASHKLRVLDEKHVVKRAARDLVPAEIVTRKKQPYRAPDAVSFAGPAAPAWVAEAVSPAAVREAGVFDPAAVDLLWRKCTTRANDATLSNADNMALVGVLSTQILHERLVRRLPEAGPSIAPTILVEA, from the coding sequence ATGTGCGGCATCGCCGGCATCGTCGCGCTCCGCGACGGCCTCGAGCCGCCGACGCGGGAGCAACTCGCGACGATGGCGTCGGCGCTTCGGCACCGTGGGCCAGAGGAGTTCGGCGTCTACCGGGATTCTCGAGCCGGCCTTGCGCACGCGCGGCTCTCGATCATCGACCTGGCGACCGGGTCGCAGCCGCTCGCCAACGAGGACCAGACGCTCTGGATCACGTTCAACGGCGAGATCTTCAATTACGTCGAGCTGCGAGTTGAACTCGAGGAACTGGGCCACCGTTTCCGCACGAAGAGCGACACCGAGGTGATCGTCCACGCGTACGAGGCGTGGGGGGAATCGGCCTTCGAGCGGTTCAACGGCCAGTTCGCGCTCGCGCTGTGGAACAGTGTCACCAAGACGCTCGTCCTCGCGCGCGACCCGGTGGGCGTCAGGCCCATCTACACGTGCGAGCACGCCGGCCGTCTCTACTTCGCGAGTGAGGTGAAGGCGATCTTTGCCGCCGAGCCGGGAATCAACCGCGCGTTCGATGCGGTGGGCCTCGACCAGGTGTTCACGTTCTGGTCCACCGTGCCCCCGCGCACGGTCTTCACCGGCGTCACCGAACTGGAACCCGGGCACGCCTCGGTCTACCGCGCCGGCGTGCGAACCGATCGCGCGTTCTCAGCGCCGAAATTTCCCGAAGGTCCCGGCGATGAGTTCCAGGGTTCGCCGGACGATGCCGTGGATGCCACGCGGGCTGCGCTCGAGAAGGCCACGCGGCTGCGGATGCTGCGGGCTGACGTGCCCGTCGGCAGTTACTTGTCCGGCGGCCTCGACAGTTCGCTCGTCGCCGCACTCGCCTACCGTGCCACTGAAGGCCGGCTGCAGACCTTCTCGCTGCGGTTCGCGGAGGCCGAGTACGACGAAACGGCGTACCAGCGGCTGATGGTCGAGCGGCTTGGCAGCGACCACCACGACGTGATGGTCACGCGGGCCGATATCGCCCGCGTATTTCCGGACGTGGTCTACCACGCCGAGCGCCCGGTGCTTCGCGCCGCGCCCGCACCGCTGTTCCTGCTGTCCGCCCTGGTGCGCGATGCAGGCATCAAGGTCGTGGTGACCGGCGAGGGCGCCGACGAGGTGTTCGCGGGCTACGATCTGTTTCGGGAGGCAAAGATCCGGCGATTCTGGGCGAGGCAGCCGGCGTCATCGTGGCGCCCGCTCCTTTTCGGCCGGCTGTATCCTTACATGGCGCGCTCCCCCGTCGCCCGTCCGGCGATGGCGCAGCAGTTCTTCGGTCTGGGCCTCGGAGAATGGGCGTCTCCAGGTTTCGGTCACGGTCCGCGCTGGCGGTCTGCGGCCGCGCTCAAGCGCCTCTTCTCCGCGGACATGCGCTCGGTGCTCGCAGGCCGCGATGCCGTCGGGGAGTTGCTCGGCACGCTGCCGCCGGAATTCGTCAGGTGGTCCTTCCTGGCGCAGGACCAGTACCTCGAGATGCGGACGCTTCTGGCCGGCTACATCCTGCCGTCGCAAGGCGACCGCATGATGATGGCGCACTCGGTGGAGGGGCGCTTCCCGTTCCTGGACAAGGACGTCGTCGCTCTGGCGCATTCACTGCCCGCCAGCCACAAGCTGCGCGTGCTCGACGAAAAGCATGTCGTGAAGCGGGCGGCGCGTGACCTCGTGCCAGCGGAGATCGTGACGCGAAAGAAGCAGCCGTACCGTGCGCCAGACGCCGTGTCGTTCGCCGGCCCAGCCGCCCCGGCGTGGGTGGCGGAGGCGGTTTCACCAGCGGCGGTTCGGGAAGCCGGTGTTTTCGACCCGGCCGCGGTGGACTTGCTATGGCGCAAGTGTACGACACGTGCGAACGACGCGACGCTCTCGAACGCCGACAACATGGCGCTCGTGGGCGTGCTCTCGACGCAGATTCTGCACGAGCGCCTGGTTCGCCGCCTGCCGGAAGCAGGCCCCAGCATCGCACCGACGATCCTTGTGGAGGCGTGA
- a CDS encoding tetratricopeptide repeat protein, translating to MLHRHRVSWALVVAAMLLAGCRQDPEVEKQKALDRGNAWAGQKKFAEATIEYRKALQFDSRFAEAHYRLGLAYEAIGNRADALRELSLASDMAPDRKDIQVKAGQYFLFAGKFDEARHAAERVLDKNVRNVDAQLVLANALAGLNQFDAAASQVEATIRAEPANAAIYSNLAALELAHGDISKAEEAFRSALTVAPQSIEARIGLANMYWSLQRMPEAEKLLKEAVAIDARHVLANRTLAALFVATGRLAEAETPLKTVADANPTIIAPRLALADYYLGVKRTDEGLKLLETVAQQKDGYTPAMLRLVQYEYSHGQQPAAYARIEKVIAADARNPQPMLVKAALLLTDGKADQALTLAQAAVKAAPRLGRAHFAVGSIQLARRAPDEARQAFQEALRLSPRFGPASLEIARIDLAMGQAERAVQFADEAVRSMPQNADARYVLVRTLIARGDRERARVALTPLLAQYGGVPRVQTLAGQVALAGQERDVARKAFEQALKLNPRDDEALSGLISLDMEAGRQAEARRRVEVRLTATPQDATALAMAGRVYDAVGATAKAEETWRALIAADPGGLEGYMALGRIYYQQKRVDKALAETERLSQQQPSSAAAHTMAGFLLEVLGRSAEAQQRYQKALSIDPHAAAAANNLAWLYANGGGNLDQALQLAQAAKAALPDSPEVNDTLGWIYHKKGMRDLAVGPLEQAVAAAPGKAAYHYHLGMAYLGAHNWTLARASLQQALKLGADFEGAAEARKTLASLQ from the coding sequence ATGCTCCATCGCCATCGTGTCTCATGGGCCCTCGTCGTCGCGGCCATGCTGCTGGCCGGGTGCCGGCAGGATCCAGAGGTCGAGAAGCAGAAGGCGCTCGACCGCGGGAATGCCTGGGCGGGCCAGAAGAAGTTCGCCGAGGCCACCATCGAGTACCGCAAGGCGCTCCAGTTCGACTCCAGGTTCGCCGAAGCGCACTACAGGCTCGGCCTCGCGTACGAGGCCATCGGCAACCGCGCCGACGCGTTGCGCGAGTTGAGCCTGGCGTCGGACATGGCGCCGGACCGGAAGGACATCCAGGTGAAGGCCGGCCAGTACTTCCTGTTTGCCGGCAAGTTCGACGAGGCGCGCCACGCGGCCGAGCGCGTGCTCGACAAGAACGTGCGGAACGTGGACGCGCAGTTGGTATTGGCCAACGCGCTCGCCGGACTGAACCAGTTCGATGCCGCCGCGAGCCAGGTGGAGGCGACCATCCGGGCCGAGCCGGCCAACGCGGCGATCTACTCGAACCTCGCCGCCCTCGAACTGGCGCACGGCGACATATCCAAGGCCGAAGAGGCGTTCCGCAGCGCGCTGACGGTGGCACCGCAGTCGATCGAGGCACGCATCGGGCTGGCGAACATGTACTGGTCGCTCCAGCGCATGCCGGAAGCCGAGAAACTCCTGAAGGAAGCCGTGGCGATCGACGCCAGGCACGTGCTGGCCAACCGTACGCTGGCTGCGCTTTTCGTCGCGACCGGCCGGCTGGCCGAAGCCGAGACCCCGCTGAAGACCGTCGCCGACGCCAACCCGACAATCATCGCCCCGCGCCTCGCCCTGGCCGATTACTACCTGGGCGTGAAACGAACGGACGAGGGGTTGAAACTGCTCGAAACCGTCGCCCAGCAGAAGGACGGCTACACGCCCGCCATGCTGCGCCTCGTGCAGTACGAGTACTCGCACGGCCAGCAGCCAGCCGCCTACGCCCGGATCGAGAAGGTGATTGCGGCAGACGCGCGGAATCCGCAGCCGATGCTCGTGAAGGCCGCGCTGCTTTTGACCGACGGCAAGGCCGACCAGGCGCTGACGCTGGCACAGGCGGCCGTCAAGGCGGCGCCGCGGTTGGGCCGCGCGCATTTCGCCGTCGGCAGCATCCAACTGGCCCGTCGGGCACCGGACGAGGCCCGTCAGGCGTTTCAGGAGGCGCTGCGCCTCAGCCCGCGCTTCGGCCCGGCGTCGCTCGAAATCGCCCGGATCGATCTGGCCATGGGCCAGGCCGAGCGGGCCGTGCAATTCGCGGACGAAGCCGTGAGGAGCATGCCCCAGAACGCCGACGCGCGGTATGTCCTGGTGCGGACGCTGATCGCCCGCGGCGATCGCGAGCGGGCCCGGGTGGCGCTGACGCCGCTTCTGGCCCAGTACGGCGGCGTGCCGCGGGTACAGACGCTTGCCGGTCAGGTGGCGCTCGCCGGGCAGGAGCGCGACGTGGCTCGCAAGGCCTTCGAGCAGGCGCTCAAGCTGAATCCACGCGATGACGAGGCGCTCTCGGGCCTCATCAGCCTCGACATGGAGGCCGGCAGGCAGGCCGAGGCGCGGCGCCGCGTGGAGGTGAGGCTAACCGCGACACCGCAGGACGCCACGGCCCTGGCAATGGCCGGGCGGGTGTACGACGCGGTGGGCGCGACGGCGAAGGCCGAAGAGACGTGGAGGGCGCTCATCGCCGCCGATCCTGGCGGCCTCGAGGGCTACATGGCGCTCGGCCGGATCTACTACCAGCAGAAGCGCGTCGACAAGGCGCTCGCCGAGACCGAGCGCCTGTCTCAGCAGCAGCCTTCATCTGCCGCCGCGCACACCATGGCGGGGTTCCTGCTGGAGGTTCTAGGTCGGTCGGCCGAGGCGCAGCAACGCTACCAGAAAGCGCTGTCGATCGATCCCCACGCGGCAGCAGCGGCCAACAACCTGGCGTGGCTCTACGCGAACGGCGGTGGCAACCTGGATCAGGCGCTGCAGTTGGCACAGGCCGCCAAGGCCGCACTCCCCGACTCGCCCGAAGTGAACGATACGTTGGGGTGGATCTACCACAAGAAAGGGATGCGCGACCTGGCCGTGGGGCCTCTCGAACAAGCTGTGGCTGCGGCGCCCGGCAAGGCCGCCTATCACTACCACCTCGGGATGGCCTACCTTGGGGCGCACAACTGGACGCTGGCCCGGGCCTCGCTGCAGCAGGCGCTGAAGCTCGGCGCCGACTTCGAGGGCGCGGCGGAAGCCAGGAAGACGCTGGCATCCCTCCAGTAG
- a CDS encoding tetratricopeptide repeat protein, whose translation MHRLKFVAVAALVVVLAAGCSKSARQYVDSGNAYFGQQKFREAAIEYRNAIQKDPKLGEAHLKLAESCVRIGDIRCALREYVNAADLLPDNLDAQLRAGDLLLLARRLEDAKARADKVLAKNPKNLQAQLLLASVSAAKQDVDTAIGQFEEALRLDPKSGGAYASLGSLQQKKGNIEAAEKAFRQAVDIDPKSAIAHLLLGNFLFTTGRQAEAETSFKQAHQIDPKNPNAGRALAAFYIASNRAPEAEPYLKAISDNSKEPGPTLSLADYYLGLNRVDEAVALLNKVASNKDAYVDAKTRLAGIQYAQNKQTEAHKTIDEVLTSNPKSAPAMLVKARFLLQEKKVDEALARVKAAAAADPRSAPAQYLLGQLYAQKNNTDEAIKAFNEVLKLNPGAVAAQLQLSRLQMSRGSADPALQFAEQAVTTSPENPLARLMLARALMVKGDLTRAETEIKALVAKYPQAAPVVASLGSLQMVKKDQVGARKSFEQALKLDPNSFEALVGLVTLDVAAKRLPDARGRVEARLTRTPADVNVLILAARTYATGGDLPKAEQTLLKALEIAPENLQAYGVLAQLYLSQKKLDQAKEKFAELARLQPKPVAAETMVGMILQMQGKSAEAQKQYEKVMTIDARAPVAANNLAWMYAESGGSLEMALQLAQTAKAGLPDAPEVNDTLGWIYYKKNLPGLAFGPLQQAIEKTPTNASYHYHLGMLLVKTGDSAKARQSLEKALSIDPNFDGAAEAQKTLATLK comes from the coding sequence ATGCATCGCCTCAAGTTCGTCGCGGTCGCGGCACTGGTGGTCGTCCTGGCGGCCGGCTGCTCGAAGAGCGCCCGGCAGTACGTCGATTCCGGCAACGCCTACTTCGGCCAGCAGAAGTTCCGGGAAGCCGCCATCGAGTACCGCAACGCGATCCAGAAGGACCCCAAGCTCGGTGAGGCGCACCTCAAGCTGGCCGAGAGCTGCGTGCGCATCGGCGACATCCGCTGCGCCCTTCGCGAATATGTCAACGCGGCGGACCTCCTGCCCGACAACCTGGACGCGCAATTGAGAGCCGGCGACCTGTTGCTGTTGGCGAGGCGCCTCGAAGACGCCAAGGCCCGCGCGGACAAGGTGCTCGCCAAGAACCCGAAGAACCTGCAGGCGCAGCTCCTGCTGGCCTCGGTAAGTGCCGCCAAGCAGGACGTGGACACGGCCATCGGGCAGTTCGAGGAGGCGCTGCGGCTCGACCCGAAATCCGGCGGCGCCTACGCCAGCCTGGGCTCGCTGCAACAGAAGAAAGGGAACATCGAAGCCGCCGAAAAGGCCTTCCGGCAGGCCGTGGACATCGACCCCAAGTCCGCGATCGCCCATCTCCTGCTTGGCAACTTCCTGTTCACCACCGGCCGGCAGGCCGAGGCGGAAACCTCGTTCAAGCAGGCGCACCAGATCGACCCGAAGAATCCGAACGCCGGCCGCGCACTGGCCGCCTTCTACATCGCGTCGAACCGCGCGCCCGAGGCGGAGCCGTACCTCAAGGCCATCTCCGACAACTCGAAGGAACCGGGGCCAACGCTGTCGCTGGCCGACTACTACCTCGGGCTCAACCGCGTGGACGAGGCCGTTGCCCTCCTCAACAAGGTTGCGTCCAACAAGGACGCCTACGTGGACGCGAAGACGCGGCTCGCCGGCATCCAGTACGCGCAGAACAAGCAGACCGAGGCGCACAAGACGATCGACGAGGTCCTGACCAGCAACCCGAAGAGCGCGCCCGCGATGCTCGTCAAGGCCCGGTTCCTCCTGCAGGAGAAGAAGGTGGACGAGGCGCTGGCGCGCGTGAAGGCGGCCGCGGCCGCGGACCCGCGCTCGGCGCCGGCCCAGTACCTCCTCGGACAGCTCTACGCGCAGAAGAACAATACGGACGAGGCGATCAAGGCGTTCAACGAGGTGCTGAAGCTGAACCCGGGAGCCGTGGCCGCCCAATTGCAACTCTCTCGGCTCCAGATGTCGAGGGGCTCCGCCGATCCCGCGCTCCAGTTCGCCGAGCAGGCCGTCACGACGAGTCCTGAGAACCCGCTGGCGCGCCTGATGCTGGCGCGCGCGCTGATGGTCAAGGGGGACTTGACGCGCGCCGAAACGGAGATCAAGGCGCTCGTGGCCAAGTACCCGCAGGCCGCGCCGGTTGTCGCCAGCCTCGGCTCGCTGCAGATGGTGAAGAAGGACCAGGTCGGGGCCCGGAAGTCGTTCGAGCAGGCGTTGAAGCTCGATCCGAATTCATTCGAGGCGTTGGTCGGCCTCGTCACGCTCGATGTCGCGGCGAAGCGTCTTCCCGATGCCCGCGGCCGTGTCGAGGCGCGCTTGACGCGTACGCCGGCCGATGTGAACGTGCTAATCCTGGCGGCGCGCACCTACGCGACCGGGGGCGACCTGCCCAAGGCCGAGCAGACGCTGCTCAAGGCGCTCGAGATCGCGCCCGAGAACCTCCAGGCCTACGGCGTCCTCGCACAGCTCTATCTCTCCCAGAAGAAGCTGGATCAGGCCAAGGAGAAGTTCGCCGAGCTGGCCAGGCTCCAGCCGAAGCCCGTCGCCGCCGAGACGATGGTGGGGATGATCCTGCAGATGCAGGGAAAGAGCGCCGAGGCGCAGAAGCAGTACGAGAAGGTGATGACCATCGACGCGCGGGCCCCGGTGGCGGCCAACAACCTGGCCTGGATGTACGCCGAATCGGGCGGCAGCCTCGAGATGGCACTGCAGCTCGCGCAGACCGCGAAAGCCGGCCTCCCCGACGCCCCGGAGGTGAACGACACGCTCGGCTGGATCTACTACAAGAAGAACCTGCCCGGCCTCGCGTTCGGTCCGCTGCAACAGGCGATCGAGAAGACGCCGACCAACGCCTCGTACCACTACCACCTGGGCATGCTTTTGGTAAAGACGGGCGACTCGGCCAAGGCGAGACAGTCGCTCGAGAAGGCGCTCTCCATCGATCCGAACTTCGACGGCGCGGCCGAGGCGCAAAAGACGCTGGCCACGCTCAAGTAG
- the nadE gene encoding NAD(+) synthase, whose product MFSRHALTIDAEEVAGEIEAAIREQVLGTLRRRGAVLGLSGGVDSSVVAALCARALGKERVLALFMPERECSGDALSLGRLVAEHLGIQAIEEPIGAVLEASGCYARHDAAIRMVFPEFVTGWRFKVTLPSATQGARLNVSTLTIELPGGGTRSARMPLDAYLQLVAAMNFKQRTRKTMEYYHADRLHYAVAGTPNRLEYDQGFFVKQGDGAADIKPIAHLYKTQVYQLARHLGVPEEVLRRPPTTDTYSMPQTQEEFYFGLPYEQMDLCLYGRNNGVPVAEVAAAAGLTPEQVERVYADIDQKRRSTRYLHARPLLAAPVPEVAG is encoded by the coding sequence ATGTTCTCGAGACACGCGCTCACCATCGACGCCGAGGAAGTGGCCGGAGAGATCGAGGCCGCCATCCGGGAGCAGGTTCTCGGCACGTTGCGCCGACGGGGCGCCGTCCTCGGCCTCTCTGGAGGCGTCGACAGTTCGGTGGTCGCCGCACTTTGTGCCCGGGCTTTGGGCAAGGAGAGAGTGCTGGCGCTGTTCATGCCCGAGCGCGAGTGCTCCGGCGATGCACTGTCTCTCGGCCGCCTCGTCGCCGAGCACCTCGGCATCCAGGCGATCGAGGAGCCCATCGGCGCCGTCCTCGAGGCGTCCGGCTGCTACGCGCGTCACGACGCGGCGATCCGCATGGTGTTCCCGGAGTTCGTCACCGGTTGGCGCTTCAAGGTGACTCTGCCGTCCGCGACGCAGGGAGCACGACTCAATGTGTCCACGCTGACGATCGAGTTGCCCGGTGGCGGGACGAGAAGCGCGCGGATGCCGCTCGATGCCTACCTGCAGCTCGTCGCCGCGATGAACTTCAAGCAGCGGACGCGTAAGACGATGGAGTACTACCACGCCGACCGGCTGCACTACGCGGTAGCTGGGACGCCGAACCGGCTGGAGTACGACCAGGGCTTCTTCGTGAAGCAGGGCGACGGCGCCGCGGACATCAAGCCGATTGCGCATCTCTACAAGACGCAGGTCTACCAACTCGCGCGCCATCTCGGCGTGCCCGAGGAGGTCCTCCGGCGCCCGCCCACGACCGACACGTACTCGATGCCGCAGACGCAGGAGGAGTTCTACTTCGGCCTGCCCTACGAGCAGATGGACCTGTGCCTCTACGGCCGCAACAACGGCGTGCCTGTCGCCGAGGTGGCTGCCGCGGCCGGTCTCACGCCGGAGCAGGTCGAGCGCGTCTACGCGGACATCGATCAGAAGCGGAGATCCACGCGGTATTTGCACGCCCGCCCACTGCTCGCCGCGCCCGTGCCGGAGGTGGCTGGCTGA
- a CDS encoding nucleotide sugar dehydrogenase yields the protein MSDLLSRIHSRKATIGIVGQGYVGLPLALVFNEAGFSVIGLDSDPAKVGALNEGESYIKHIGADRVAAAVRNGRFRASTDFGELSGCDAVLICVPTPLGHHREPDLSFVINSSRDVARRLRKGQLVVLESTTYPGTTDEDVLPILEETGLKTPDDFLLAFSPEREDPGNPDFHTRTIPKVVGGVNKESTDAAVALYASAIDTVVPVSSARVAESSKLLENIFRSINIALVNELKMTFDRMGIDVWEVIEAAKTKPFGFKPFYPGPGLGGHCIPLDPFYLSWKAAEYGIWTRFIELAGEINTHMPHFVVDKTVAALNQDGHSINGAKVLVLGLSYKEDIDDDRESPSYEIIELLRERGARVEYCDPFFPVARRGRKHDIQLKSVPCTAEAFGGYDAVVLSTGHKQFKDPALYADARLVVDTRNAVRLPAGAKGRIVKA from the coding sequence ATGTCCGATCTCCTCTCCCGCATCCACTCCCGCAAGGCGACCATCGGCATCGTCGGGCAGGGCTACGTCGGCCTGCCGCTCGCCCTGGTCTTCAACGAGGCCGGATTCTCAGTGATCGGCCTCGACTCCGACCCGGCCAAGGTCGGCGCCCTCAACGAGGGTGAGTCGTACATCAAGCACATCGGGGCCGATCGGGTCGCGGCCGCCGTGCGGAACGGGCGATTCAGGGCCTCCACGGATTTCGGTGAACTGAGCGGATGCGACGCCGTCCTCATCTGCGTGCCGACACCGCTCGGTCATCACCGCGAGCCCGACCTGTCATTCGTGATCAACAGCTCCCGCGACGTGGCCAGGCGCCTCCGCAAGGGCCAGCTCGTCGTCCTCGAGTCCACCACGTACCCGGGTACGACCGACGAGGACGTGCTCCCGATTCTCGAGGAGACCGGCCTGAAGACGCCGGATGACTTCCTCCTGGCCTTCTCGCCCGAGCGCGAGGATCCGGGCAACCCCGACTTCCATACCAGGACGATCCCCAAGGTCGTCGGTGGCGTGAACAAGGAATCGACAGATGCGGCCGTGGCGCTCTACGCGTCCGCGATCGATACCGTGGTTCCGGTGTCGTCGGCCAGGGTCGCGGAATCCTCCAAGCTCCTCGAGAACATCTTCCGCTCGATCAACATCGCGCTCGTCAACGAGCTGAAGATGACCTTCGACCGGATGGGCATCGACGTCTGGGAGGTCATCGAGGCGGCGAAGACGAAGCCGTTCGGCTTCAAGCCGTTCTACCCCGGCCCCGGCCTCGGCGGTCACTGCATCCCGCTCGATCCCTTCTACCTGTCCTGGAAAGCCGCCGAGTACGGCATCTGGACGCGCTTCATCGAGCTGGCCGGCGAGATCAACACCCACATGCCGCACTTCGTCGTCGACAAAACGGTGGCGGCGCTGAACCAGGATGGCCACAGCATCAACGGCGCCAAGGTCCTGGTGCTCGGCCTCTCCTACAAGGAAGACATAGACGACGACCGCGAGTCGCCGTCGTACGAGATCATCGAGCTGCTGCGCGAGCGGGGAGCCCGCGTGGAGTACTGCGACCCCTTCTTCCCGGTGGCGCGCCGCGGCCGCAAGCACGACATCCAGTTGAAGTCCGTGCCGTGTACCGCCGAGGCGTTCGGCGGCTACGACGCGGTGGTGCTCTCGACCGGCCACAAGCAGTTCAAGGATCCAGCGCTCTACGCGGACGCGCGGCTCGTGGTGGACACGCGGAACGCGGTGCGGCTGCCGGCGGGAGCGAAGGGACGGATCGTGAAGGCGTAG